From a single Nocardioides panacis genomic region:
- a CDS encoding anhydro-N-acetylmuramic acid kinase, whose amino-acid sequence MIVVSVASGTSADGLDVGLVDLRLAAGGDLEVTVLDTRTEPWPDGLAARLLALLPPATTTAEEVCLLDSLVGQAVGEAAARAVRRAPEGPTLVVSPGQTVHHAVRDGHCLGTLQLGQPAWVAEATGLPVVSDLRSRDVAAGGHGAPLAGILDGLWLGGPGGPRAALNLGGIANVSVVAEDGGTRAWDTGPANCLLDLAAARATGGRLGYDRDGALAAGGTVHPALLARLREHPYLRSTTPASTGREVFSAGYLDAALAASPSLPWEDVLATLVELTAVSVAEAVLPHAPTEVVASGGGTANPVLMGALAGRLGAVPLLTSDDRGLPSDGKESVLWALLGFLTWHGVPVATGERRPRVLGRLSPGDEPLRLPAPVPAPRRLRVTTKELVR is encoded by the coding sequence ATGATCGTCGTCTCCGTGGCCTCGGGCACCTCGGCCGACGGCCTGGACGTCGGCCTGGTGGACCTACGCCTCGCGGCGGGCGGTGACCTCGAGGTCACCGTCCTGGACACCCGCACCGAGCCCTGGCCGGACGGGCTGGCCGCCCGGCTGCTGGCCCTGCTCCCACCGGCGACGACGACCGCCGAGGAGGTCTGCCTCCTCGACTCCCTGGTCGGGCAGGCCGTCGGCGAGGCGGCCGCGCGCGCCGTACGACGGGCACCGGAGGGCCCGACACTGGTGGTCTCCCCGGGCCAGACCGTGCACCACGCCGTGCGCGACGGGCACTGCCTCGGCACGCTCCAGCTCGGCCAGCCCGCCTGGGTCGCGGAGGCCACCGGTCTGCCGGTCGTCTCCGACCTGCGGTCCCGTGACGTCGCGGCCGGCGGGCACGGCGCACCGCTGGCCGGCATCCTCGACGGGCTCTGGCTCGGCGGGCCGGGCGGGCCGCGCGCGGCCCTGAACCTCGGGGGCATCGCCAACGTCAGCGTGGTCGCCGAGGACGGCGGCACCCGCGCCTGGGACACCGGACCGGCCAACTGCCTGCTCGACCTGGCCGCGGCCCGGGCCACCGGCGGCCGGCTCGGCTACGACCGCGACGGTGCGCTCGCCGCCGGCGGCACCGTCCACCCCGCGCTGCTGGCCCGGCTGAGGGAGCACCCCTACCTGAGGTCCACGACGCCGGCCTCGACCGGCCGGGAGGTGTTCTCGGCCGGCTACCTCGACGCCGCGCTGGCGGCCTCGCCGTCGCTGCCCTGGGAGGACGTGCTGGCCACGCTGGTCGAGCTGACCGCCGTGAGCGTCGCCGAGGCGGTCCTCCCGCACGCCCCCACCGAGGTCGTCGCGTCCGGCGGAGGCACCGCCAACCCGGTGCTGATGGGCGCGCTCGCCGGTAGGCTCGGAGCCGTCCCGCTGCTCACCAGCGACGACCGCGGACTGCCGTCGGACGGCAAGGAGTCCGTGCTCTGGGCGCTGCTCGGTTTCCTGACCTGGCACGGCGTCCCGGTCGCCACCGGCGAGCGCCGCCCGCGGGTGCTCGGCCGGCTCAGCCCCGGCGACGAGCCGCTCCGCCTGCCCGCCCCGGTGCCCGCTCCGCGGAGACTGCGGGTCACCACGAAGGAGCTGGTCCGATGA
- the nagA gene encoding N-acetylglucosamine-6-phosphate deacetylase → MTTRRLGVSAALVDGRLLPGDVEVVDGAVGRVGLPPAPGGRLAAPGYVDLQVNGFAGVDVMTADAPALHELGHALTAYGVTAWLPTLITAPAARTEDALRVLGRVLEDAAPPGTARPLGVHLEGPFLSPHRLGTHPAEHRQDPDPGALRGWRKLAPVVAVTLAPELPGALEMVAALGADGVLVSLGHSDATAEQAHAAYDAGARSATHLFNAMSPLAHRAPGLPGAALARPDVTVQLILDGHHLADDVVHLVWQAARGRVVLVTDATEAAAREEGEYAIAGVPVEVRAGAVRNDRGDLAGSALTLDRAVRNACALGLDLAEVLTAATEAPAALLGRDDLGRLHPGARADVVVLEDDLTVRETWLDGEPVR, encoded by the coding sequence ATGACCACCCGCCGCCTCGGCGTGAGCGCCGCCCTCGTCGACGGCCGGCTGCTGCCCGGCGACGTCGAGGTGGTCGACGGTGCCGTCGGCCGGGTCGGGCTGCCCCCGGCGCCCGGCGGTCGGCTCGCCGCACCCGGCTACGTCGACCTCCAGGTCAACGGCTTCGCCGGCGTCGACGTGATGACGGCCGACGCGCCCGCCCTGCACGAGCTCGGACACGCGCTGACGGCGTACGGCGTCACCGCCTGGCTGCCCACGCTGATCACCGCGCCCGCGGCCCGCACCGAGGACGCCCTGCGGGTCCTCGGCCGGGTCCTGGAGGACGCGGCGCCGCCCGGGACGGCGCGGCCCCTCGGCGTGCACCTGGAGGGCCCGTTCCTCAGCCCGCACCGGCTCGGCACCCACCCGGCCGAGCACCGGCAGGACCCCGACCCTGGCGCGCTGCGCGGCTGGCGCAAGCTCGCGCCCGTCGTCGCGGTCACCCTCGCCCCGGAGCTGCCCGGAGCCCTGGAGATGGTCGCCGCGCTCGGCGCCGACGGGGTGCTGGTCTCCCTCGGCCACTCCGACGCCACCGCCGAGCAGGCGCACGCGGCGTACGACGCCGGGGCCCGGTCCGCGACGCACCTGTTCAACGCGATGAGCCCGCTGGCACACCGGGCCCCCGGACTGCCGGGCGCCGCCCTCGCCCGGCCGGACGTCACCGTCCAGCTGATCCTGGACGGCCACCACCTGGCCGACGACGTGGTCCACCTGGTCTGGCAGGCCGCACGCGGCCGGGTCGTGCTGGTCACCGACGCGACCGAGGCGGCCGCCCGCGAGGAGGGGGAGTACGCCATCGCCGGGGTGCCCGTCGAGGTCCGGGCCGGCGCGGTCCGCAACGACCGCGGCGACCTGGCCGGCAGCGCGCTGACCCTCGACCGGGCGGTCCGGAACGCCTGCGCCCTGGGCCTGGACCTCGCCGAGGTGCTCACCGCCGCGACCGAGGCGCCGGCCGCGCTGCTCGGCCGCGACGACCTCGGCCGGCTGCACCCCGGTGCCCGCGCCGACGTGGTGGTGCTCGAGGACGACCTCACCGTCCGGGAGACCTGGCTCGACGGGGAGCCGGTCCGGTGA
- a CDS encoding SIS domain-containing protein: MSRLSEETQEQPEVAARLLEQVRPRLGDLGALLRSRGTRQVLLVARGSSDNAARYAQYLWQAVAGVPVALATPSLTTVYGRAPDLADHAVVAISQSGRSPDVVAVVEEARAAGRPTLAVTNDPGSPLARAAEQVLDLDAGPERSVAATKTYTASLLAVALLSVALEEGGPSGRRARDLDRVPDALRAAVAGSTGLEEAAALLVGHDRGVCVGRGLHLSTAHETALKLTELTGSLVAPYSPADLMHGPVGAVGPGVPTVLVAPPEQATASVLEIVPDLLRRGAPVVLVGADEVPAGCLPVGLPPEAALPGWLTPLTAVVPGQLLARRVAELRGVDVDRPGDLSKVTLTR; this comes from the coding sequence GTGAGCCGGCTCAGCGAGGAGACGCAGGAGCAGCCCGAGGTCGCGGCCCGGCTGCTGGAGCAGGTCCGTCCCCGGCTCGGCGACCTGGGGGCGCTGCTCCGCTCGCGCGGCACCCGGCAGGTGCTGCTGGTCGCGCGCGGGTCCTCGGACAACGCCGCCCGCTACGCGCAGTACCTCTGGCAGGCGGTCGCCGGGGTGCCGGTCGCGCTGGCCACCCCGAGCCTGACCACGGTCTACGGCCGGGCCCCGGACCTGGCCGACCACGCCGTGGTGGCGATCTCCCAGTCCGGCCGCTCCCCGGACGTGGTCGCGGTCGTCGAGGAGGCGCGGGCGGCGGGCCGGCCGACGCTGGCCGTCACCAACGACCCCGGCTCACCGCTGGCCCGGGCCGCCGAGCAGGTCCTCGACCTCGACGCCGGGCCCGAGCGCTCGGTGGCGGCCACCAAGACCTACACCGCCTCGCTGCTCGCGGTCGCGCTGCTCTCGGTGGCGCTGGAGGAGGGCGGCCCCTCCGGGCGACGGGCCCGCGACCTCGACCGGGTGCCCGACGCGCTGCGGGCGGCGGTCGCCGGCAGCACCGGGCTGGAGGAGGCCGCCGCCCTGCTGGTCGGGCACGACCGCGGGGTCTGCGTCGGGCGCGGGCTGCACCTGTCCACCGCGCACGAGACCGCCCTGAAGCTGACCGAGCTGACCGGCAGCCTGGTCGCGCCGTACTCCCCGGCGGACCTGATGCACGGCCCCGTGGGCGCGGTCGGCCCCGGTGTGCCGACCGTGCTGGTCGCCCCGCCCGAGCAGGCGACCGCCTCGGTGCTGGAGATCGTCCCCGACCTGCTCCGCCGGGGGGCGCCGGTGGTGCTGGTGGGCGCCGACGAGGTGCCGGCCGGGTGCCTGCCCGTCGGGCTGCCGCCGGAGGCCGCGCTGCCCGGCTGGCTGACGCCGCTCACCGCGGTGGTCCCGGGCCAGCTGCTGGCCCGCCGGGTGGCCGAGCTGCGCGGCGTCGACGTGGACCGGCCGGGCGACCTGTCCAAGGTGACGCTCACCCGGTGA
- the coaE gene encoding dephospho-CoA kinase has product MRVGLTGGVASGKSTVAAILAGLGAVVVDADLLAREVVEPGTPGLAAVVEAFGPGVLADDGSLDRPALGAVVFADPDARRRLEAILHPLIRARGAELEAAAPAGTVVVHDIPLLAETGQAERFEAVLVVDVPVETQVQRMVADRGMSRADALARVAAQATREERLAVATHVVENTGTREDLRERVTEVFDSLVSTGPTGR; this is encoded by the coding sequence ATGCGCGTGGGACTGACCGGCGGAGTCGCCTCGGGGAAGAGCACCGTGGCCGCGATCCTGGCCGGGCTGGGGGCGGTGGTCGTCGACGCCGACCTGCTGGCCCGCGAGGTGGTCGAGCCCGGTACGCCGGGACTGGCCGCCGTCGTGGAGGCCTTCGGGCCCGGGGTGCTCGCCGACGACGGCTCGCTGGACCGGCCCGCGCTCGGTGCCGTGGTGTTCGCCGACCCGGACGCCCGCCGGCGCCTGGAGGCGATCCTGCACCCGCTGATCCGGGCCCGCGGCGCCGAGCTGGAGGCGGCCGCGCCGGCGGGCACGGTGGTCGTGCACGACATCCCGCTGCTGGCCGAGACGGGCCAGGCCGAGCGGTTCGAGGCGGTGCTCGTGGTCGACGTACCGGTGGAGACGCAGGTGCAGAGGATGGTCGCCGACCGGGGGATGAGCCGGGCGGACGCGCTCGCCCGGGTCGCGGCGCAGGCCACCCGCGAGGAGCGGCTGGCGGTGGCGACGCACGTCGTGGAGAACACCGGGACGCGCGAAGACCTCCGTGAGCGGGTCACGGAGGTCTTCGACTCGCTGGTCTCGACGGGTCCGACCGGGCGCTGA
- a CDS encoding sigma-70 family RNA polymerase sigma factor produces the protein MYLDEIARTPLLDAITEVELSKTIEAGLLAEHLLAEGRVGRKKGGAPKYATEDELVWLAEEGQRAIQRFIEANLRLVVSIARKYGRSQMPMLDLVQEGNTGLIRAVEKFDYAKGYKFSTYATWWVRQAITRGIAQQARVVRLPVHVVEELNQVGAARRTLERQLGRDPEPEEIALELDMAIDRVLDLMSWGREHVSLDTPVDEDGDTSLGDLIAQETAPGPDSTFLDVESRDRLGHLVELLDDRAADIIRSRYGLVDGRQHKLADIGAKHGISAERVRQLEREALQKLRTLADPDLAA, from the coding sequence ATGTACCTCGACGAGATCGCACGCACTCCCCTGCTCGACGCCATCACCGAGGTCGAGCTCAGCAAGACCATCGAGGCGGGGCTCCTGGCCGAGCACCTCCTCGCCGAGGGCCGCGTCGGCCGCAAGAAGGGCGGGGCCCCGAAGTACGCGACCGAGGACGAGCTCGTCTGGCTGGCCGAGGAGGGCCAGCGCGCCATCCAGCGGTTCATCGAGGCGAACCTCCGGCTGGTGGTCTCCATCGCCCGCAAGTACGGCCGTTCCCAGATGCCGATGCTGGACCTGGTCCAGGAGGGCAACACCGGCCTGATCCGCGCGGTCGAGAAGTTCGACTACGCCAAGGGCTACAAGTTCTCCACCTACGCCACCTGGTGGGTGCGCCAGGCGATCACCCGCGGGATCGCGCAGCAGGCCCGGGTCGTCCGGCTGCCCGTGCACGTCGTCGAGGAGCTCAACCAGGTCGGCGCCGCGCGCCGCACCCTGGAGCGGCAGCTCGGCCGTGACCCCGAGCCTGAGGAGATCGCCCTCGAGCTGGACATGGCCATCGACCGGGTCCTGGACCTGATGTCGTGGGGCCGCGAGCACGTCAGCCTGGACACCCCGGTGGACGAGGACGGCGACACCTCGCTGGGCGACCTGATCGCCCAGGAGACCGCGCCGGGCCCGGACAGCACGTTCCTGGACGTCGAGTCGCGGGACCGCCTCGGGCACCTGGTCGAGCTCCTCGACGACCGGGCGGCCGACATCATCCGGTCGCGCTACGGCCTGGTCGACGGGCGTCAGCACAAGCTCGCCGACATCGGCGCCAAGCACGGCATCTCCGCCGAGCGGGTGCGCCAGCTCGAGCGGGAGGCGCTGCAGAAGCTGCGCACGCTGGCCGACCCCGACCTGGCCGCCTGA
- a CDS encoding S9 family peptidase, with amino-acid sequence MSDELAPPTARRVPTERTHHGDTFVDDYEWLREKESPEVVAHLEAENAWTEQRTAHLAGLREAIFSEIRSRTQETDLSVPYRMGSWWYYGRSHEDKQYGASCRCPVSGPDDWTPPTLSADVEIPGEQVLVDADALAEGHDFFSLGGLSVSPDGNLLAYSTDTVGDERFLLQVKDLRTGELLPDEVPGTLGGATWDRRGTTLFYSTVDEAWRPDKVWRHVLGTPVADDVVVRHETDERFGIGVGRTRSDRFLFIASHSKTTAEWAVLDADDPTGEFRVVAPRRQGVEYSLEHAVLKGEDCLLVLHNDGAENYTLAQAPVDATSHEQWEPLLPYDPEVRLEDVDAFATHLVLSQRGEGLTQLRLVLLDDTAPHGLGEDFLVGFDEPVHTVGASGNPEFEQPTVRLGYTTMTEPPSVYDFDLGKRELTLLKRTPVLGDFDPSRYVQAREWATAPDGTQVPISIVVPADAPRDGSQPMVIYGYGSYEASIDPWFSIARLSMLDRGVGFAIAHVRGGGEMGRQWYDDGKLLHKTNTFTDFVACARHLVATGWTSADRLVAEGGSAGGLLMGAVANTDPDAFTAVVAEVPFVDPLTSILDASLPLTAVEWEEWGNPIEDPEVYAYMKAYSPYENVTDQRYPAILAETSINDTRVLYVEPAKWVARLRETVSAASGGTDDVLLKTKMSAGHGGVSGRHNAWRDRAFTLAWVLDRLDRASTA; translated from the coding sequence ATGTCTGACGAGCTGGCTCCCCCGACCGCACGACGCGTCCCCACCGAGCGCACCCACCACGGCGACACCTTCGTCGACGACTACGAGTGGCTGCGCGAGAAGGAGTCGCCCGAGGTGGTCGCCCACCTCGAGGCCGAGAACGCGTGGACCGAGCAGCGCACGGCGCACCTCGCCGGGCTGCGGGAGGCGATCTTCTCCGAGATCCGCTCGCGCACCCAGGAGACCGACCTGTCGGTGCCCTACCGGATGGGCTCGTGGTGGTACTACGGCCGCTCGCACGAGGACAAGCAGTACGGCGCGAGCTGCCGCTGCCCGGTGAGCGGGCCCGACGACTGGACCCCGCCGACGCTCTCGGCCGACGTGGAGATCCCCGGCGAGCAGGTGCTCGTCGACGCGGACGCCCTGGCCGAGGGGCACGACTTCTTCTCGCTCGGCGGCCTGTCGGTCAGCCCGGACGGGAACCTGCTGGCCTACAGCACCGACACCGTCGGCGACGAGCGCTTCCTGCTGCAGGTCAAGGACCTCCGCACCGGCGAGCTGCTGCCCGACGAGGTGCCCGGCACGCTGGGCGGCGCCACCTGGGACCGCCGCGGCACGACGCTCTTCTACTCCACGGTCGACGAGGCCTGGCGGCCCGACAAGGTGTGGCGCCACGTGCTCGGCACGCCGGTCGCCGACGACGTCGTGGTCCGCCACGAGACCGACGAGCGCTTCGGCATCGGCGTGGGCCGGACCCGCAGCGACCGGTTCCTGTTCATCGCCTCGCACTCCAAGACGACGGCCGAGTGGGCTGTCCTCGACGCCGACGACCCTACCGGGGAGTTCCGCGTCGTCGCCCCGCGCCGCCAGGGCGTGGAGTACTCCCTGGAGCACGCCGTCCTCAAGGGGGAGGACTGCCTGCTGGTCCTGCACAACGACGGCGCCGAGAACTACACGCTCGCGCAGGCGCCGGTCGACGCGACCTCGCACGAGCAGTGGGAGCCGCTGCTGCCCTACGACCCCGAGGTCCGGCTCGAGGACGTCGACGCGTTCGCGACCCACCTGGTGCTCAGCCAGCGCGGCGAGGGGCTGACCCAGCTGCGGCTGGTGCTGCTCGACGACACCGCGCCCCACGGCCTGGGCGAGGACTTCCTGGTCGGGTTCGACGAGCCGGTGCACACCGTCGGCGCGAGCGGGAACCCCGAGTTCGAGCAGCCCACCGTCCGGCTCGGCTACACCACGATGACCGAGCCGCCGTCGGTCTACGACTTCGACCTCGGCAAGCGCGAGCTCACGCTGCTCAAGCGCACACCGGTCCTCGGCGACTTCGACCCGAGCCGCTACGTGCAGGCCCGTGAGTGGGCGACGGCTCCCGACGGGACGCAGGTGCCGATCTCGATCGTCGTACCGGCGGACGCGCCGCGGGACGGCTCGCAGCCGATGGTGATCTACGGCTACGGCTCCTACGAGGCCTCCATCGACCCGTGGTTCTCGATCGCCCGGCTCTCGATGCTCGACCGGGGCGTCGGCTTCGCGATCGCGCACGTGCGCGGCGGCGGCGAGATGGGCCGCCAGTGGTACGACGACGGCAAGCTGCTGCACAAGACGAACACGTTCACCGACTTCGTGGCCTGCGCGCGGCACCTGGTCGCGACCGGCTGGACGTCGGCGGACCGGCTGGTGGCCGAGGGCGGCAGCGCCGGCGGCCTGCTGATGGGGGCGGTCGCCAACACCGACCCGGACGCGTTCACCGCGGTGGTGGCCGAGGTCCCGTTCGTCGACCCGCTCACCTCGATCCTGGACGCGTCGCTGCCGCTGACCGCCGTGGAGTGGGAGGAATGGGGCAACCCGATCGAGGACCCCGAGGTCTACGCCTACATGAAGGCCTACTCCCCCTACGAGAACGTCACCGACCAGCGCTACCCGGCGATCCTGGCCGAGACGTCCATCAACGACACCCGGGTGCTCTACGTCGAGCCCGCCAAGTGGGTCGCCCGGCTGCGGGAGACCGTGAGCGCGGCCTCCGGCGGCACCGACGACGTGCTGCTGAAGACCAAGATGTCGGCCGGGCACGGCGGCGTCAGCGGCCGGCACAACGCCTGGCGGGACCGCGCGTTCACGCTCGCGTGGGTGCTCGACCGGCTCGACCGGGCGTCCACAGCCTGA
- a CDS encoding DNA polymerase IV encodes MRSDPTILHVDLDAFFAAVEQRDKPSLRGKPVVVGGVGGRGVVATASYEARVFGVRSAMSTREARARCPHAAYLTGRFDAYRQTSRRVMELLRGLSPLVEPLSLDEAFVDLAAAGLDDLSVAGVTAVAERLKADVAEVTGGLCGSVGVATSKLVAKIASDLDKPDGLVVVPPGTERDLLRPMSVGVIPGVGPATAERLRRAGVHTVQDLEDVPADELVRVVGQAHGTSLYRMARADDDRPVVAERETKSVSVEGTYDTDLVDRRLLEGLVERQATQVAERLRKARLSGRTVTVKIRLHDFTTHTRSSTLPAPTDDTRVVARLARSLLGEVDTSGGVRLLGVGVSGLADWIQEDLFADYEDTEQAGAGSTLEPLPADALAAVTRSRPWAPGMDVVHAEHGAGWVWGSGVGRVTVRFETAGTGPGPVRTFRMDDPALAPAAGDRFDDPEDDPEG; translated from the coding sequence GTGCGCTCCGACCCGACGATCCTCCACGTCGACCTGGACGCGTTCTTCGCCGCCGTGGAGCAGCGCGACAAGCCGTCGCTGCGCGGCAAGCCCGTCGTCGTCGGCGGGGTCGGGGGCCGCGGCGTGGTCGCCACCGCGTCCTACGAGGCGCGGGTCTTCGGGGTCCGCTCGGCGATGTCGACCCGCGAGGCCCGGGCCCGGTGCCCCCACGCGGCGTACCTGACGGGGCGCTTCGACGCCTACCGCCAGACCAGCCGGCGGGTGATGGAGCTGCTCCGCGGGCTCTCCCCGCTGGTCGAGCCGCTGTCCCTCGACGAGGCGTTCGTGGACCTCGCCGCGGCCGGCCTGGACGACCTGTCCGTGGCGGGCGTGACCGCGGTGGCCGAGCGGCTGAAGGCCGACGTCGCCGAGGTGACCGGCGGGCTGTGCGGGTCGGTCGGCGTCGCGACGTCCAAGCTGGTCGCGAAGATCGCCAGCGACCTCGACAAGCCGGACGGCCTGGTCGTCGTCCCTCCCGGGACCGAGCGGGACCTGCTGCGCCCGATGAGCGTCGGGGTGATCCCGGGCGTCGGGCCGGCCACCGCCGAGCGGCTGCGCCGGGCCGGCGTGCACACGGTGCAGGACCTGGAGGACGTCCCCGCCGACGAGCTGGTCCGGGTCGTGGGGCAGGCGCACGGCACGTCGCTGTACCGGATGGCCCGGGCCGACGACGACCGGCCGGTGGTGGCCGAACGCGAGACCAAGTCGGTGAGCGTCGAGGGGACCTACGACACCGACCTGGTGGACAGGCGGCTGCTGGAGGGGCTCGTGGAGCGGCAGGCCACCCAGGTCGCGGAGCGGCTGCGCAAGGCCCGGCTCTCCGGCCGGACGGTGACCGTGAAGATCCGGCTGCACGACTTCACGACCCACACGCGCTCCTCGACGCTGCCGGCCCCGACCGACGACACCCGGGTGGTCGCCCGGCTGGCCCGGAGCCTGCTCGGCGAGGTGGACACCTCCGGCGGCGTCCGGCTGCTGGGCGTGGGCGTCTCCGGCCTGGCGGACTGGATCCAGGAGGACCTGTTCGCCGACTACGAGGACACCGAGCAGGCCGGGGCGGGGAGCACCCTGGAGCCGCTGCCCGCCGACGCGCTCGCGGCGGTGACCCGCTCGCGGCCCTGGGCGCCCGGGATGGACGTGGTGCACGCCGAGCACGGCGCCGGCTGGGTCTGGGGCTCGGGCGTCGGCCGGGTGACGGTGCGCTTCGAGACCGCCGGGACCGGCCCAGGGCCGGTGCGCACGTTCCGGATGGACGACCCCGCGCTCGCGCCGGCGGCCGGGGACCGCTTCGACGACCCCGAGGACGACCCCGAGGGGTGA
- a CDS encoding DUF4192 domain-containing protein: MTEIQPGPAAVHASGPTDLLALVPGFLGFHPSDSVVLLTLGDAPTPFHARVDLPDGRVALEELTDYLARVAERHGARTLAVLVYTDDAGLAEDVVEDLAGRLGRRGGDVLCAVRADGGRWWALGPAGGGPGTPYDLALHPLTVQAVVDGTVVLGSRRELVDSLRADPAGTAEVQSRVVAAAGRLASATRAQLVVEGRWVGRRVRRALCDGLRLDADDVARLLLLLGTSTELRDVAWAEMTHANARDHVDLWRDVVRRAPVRLRADPAALLGFAAWLSGHGALAWCAVELAQESDPDHGLAALLTSALSAAVPPTAWEPFGRDGLSLFRP; this comes from the coding sequence ATGACAGAGATCCAGCCCGGGCCGGCCGCGGTGCACGCCTCCGGTCCCACCGACCTCCTCGCGCTCGTCCCGGGGTTCCTCGGCTTCCACCCCTCCGACTCCGTCGTGCTGCTCACCCTCGGGGACGCGCCGACGCCCTTCCACGCCCGCGTCGACCTGCCCGACGGCCGGGTCGCGCTCGAGGAGCTCACCGACTACCTCGCGCGGGTCGCCGAGCGGCACGGCGCCCGCACCCTGGCCGTCCTCGTCTACACCGACGACGCCGGGCTGGCCGAGGACGTCGTGGAGGACCTCGCGGGCCGGCTGGGGCGGCGCGGCGGCGACGTGCTGTGCGCGGTCCGCGCCGACGGCGGGCGCTGGTGGGCCCTGGGCCCGGCCGGCGGGGGACCGGGCACGCCCTACGACCTGGCGCTGCACCCGCTCACCGTGCAGGCCGTGGTGGACGGGACCGTCGTGCTGGGCAGCCGCCGTGAGCTGGTCGACAGCCTGCGCGCCGACCCGGCCGGCACCGCGGAGGTGCAGTCCCGGGTGGTGGCCGCGGCCGGGCGACTGGCGTCGGCGACCCGGGCGCAGCTGGTCGTCGAGGGCCGCTGGGTCGGGCGCCGGGTCCGGCGCGCGCTGTGCGACGGGCTCCGGCTCGACGCCGACGACGTGGCCCGGCTGCTGCTCCTGCTGGGCACCTCCACCGAGCTGCGCGACGTCGCCTGGGCCGAGATGACCCACGCCAACGCGCGGGACCACGTGGACCTGTGGCGGGACGTCGTACGACGGGCGCCGGTGAGGCTGCGCGCGGACCCGGCCGCGCTGCTCGGCTTCGCGGCCTGGCTCTCCGGCCACGGTGCGCTCGCCTGGTGCGCGGTCGAGCTGGCCCAGGAGTCGGACCCGGACCACGGCCTGGCCGCGCTGCTCACCTCGGCCCTGTCCGCCGCGGTGCCGCCGACCGCCTGGGAGCCGTTCGGACGGGACGGGCTCTCGCTGTTCCGGCCCTGA
- a CDS encoding response regulator, producing the protein MLIADDQRTFADLLEHALSSQERLECAGVVGSTAAAVAFVASDEPDLVIMDVHFAGETRDGIDATAQIKRLRPATDVVLLTGHADRTVLRRAAEAGACAVMPKDGSLPDLLGALLGVRDGGLVVHPRLLQSLMREPSEVPRQRPRLSGREVEVLSMLAIGLDVRSISEHLGISLNTCRGYVKGLLSKLQAHSQLEAVVIARRDGLLDAEPTWQS; encoded by the coding sequence GTGCTGATAGCAGACGACCAGCGGACGTTCGCGGACCTCCTGGAGCACGCGCTTTCGTCCCAGGAGCGCCTGGAGTGCGCCGGGGTGGTCGGCTCCACGGCGGCCGCGGTGGCGTTCGTGGCGTCCGACGAGCCCGACCTGGTGATCATGGACGTCCACTTCGCCGGGGAGACCCGCGACGGGATCGACGCGACCGCGCAGATCAAACGGCTGCGACCGGCCACCGACGTGGTGCTGCTGACCGGCCACGCGGACCGCACCGTGCTGCGCCGGGCCGCGGAGGCGGGGGCCTGCGCGGTGATGCCCAAGGACGGCTCGCTGCCGGACCTGCTCGGCGCCCTCCTCGGCGTCCGGGACGGCGGCCTCGTGGTGCACCCCCGGCTGCTGCAGTCCCTGATGCGCGAGCCGTCCGAGGTGCCCCGGCAGCGGCCGCGGCTCAGCGGTCGCGAGGTCGAGGTGCTCTCGATGCTGGCGATCGGCCTGGACGTGCGGTCGATCTCCGAGCACCTCGGCATCTCGCTGAACACCTGCCGCGGCTACGTCAAGGGCCTGCTGAGCAAGCTGCAGGCGCACTCCCAGCTCGAGGCGGTCGTGATAGCCCGGCGCGACGGCCTGCTCGACGCGGAACCGACCTGGCAGAGCTGA